In a single window of the Deltaproteobacteria bacterium genome:
- a CDS encoding transposase, with the protein MSEIRRRSDREFRGGAVRIVTETGKLIAHAARDLDIHPGTLGNWCRRSGVAAGGG; encoded by the coding sequence ATGTCGGAGATACGGCGACGTTCTGACCGGGAGTTCCGCGGCGGCGCGGTGCGGATCGTGACCGAGACGGGCAAGCTGATCGCCCACGCGGCCCGTGATCTGGATATCCATCCGGGCACGTTGGGGAACTGGTGCAGGCGGAGCGGAGTCGCCGCCGGCGGCGGGTGA